The Plasmodium knowlesi strain H genome assembly, chromosome: 14 region tttttttctttttctttttttttttttttttttctttttttttttgcgtgaaACCATGGCTAACTTATTTAACATTTCTACACGACTGCTCACTTTTCACTTTCCAAGGGAACCGAAATAATGAGGATCAccagaagaggaagaacctACTGAACTTTGAAATTATGCGAGACAAAAGCAGTGTGTCAAACATAGAACTAAATTCATCCACCCTTTTTAACATATTAGCATCAACGAGATTAATGCAAAATTCAGCGAGCGGCCCTTCACAGCCCCTAATTTACAGATACGTACACAATATTCACGACCACAATGAAAACAATGGCGCTGTCTTGGTTTTCGTTCTCTTTGGTATATTAATTTTTGcggttttgttttttatattttatttcattttcagACATCATGTAAAGCATATAAAATTTATGAACAGCATGTGATGGTTTTTTCGCTAGctggtacatatatatattttttttttttttttttttttttttaatttataattaGCTAGTCAGCCGTTTTTAAGGTTTGTCATCCTGCGCAGATGTGTACAAAAGCGAAaaagcatacatatgtgtacatccATGGAGATACACATGGCTCATCTACTGTATTACCCCCATGGTACCaacattccattttttgtgcttAACTGCTAAATAGCTATTGTTCGAGGGGCATCAAATTAGTTGCATGGGAgtgtgtatacacacatacacaccaaTTGCATTTATGTAAAACAATCGACAATAACAcaggaattaaaaagaacgataaaagaaaaataaaaaaaacatttggGTTCGTTCTTACGTGTATtattacaaaattttgaaattccttccttttaaaCACGTAAATGTGTTCCCACTTTATGAATACACATGGTCGACACATAAAGTCGAAGAATGCAAGTGATCGCACCGTGGGGATTCTATAAACACCAGAAAATCCTCTCCATTGGTGTTGCTACGTAGTATCATCTTAACTTTCTACtacacatgtgcatgttGTGTCCCATCTCCAGCAGTGCATCTTCTGTGTGCTCaaaatttaaggaaaaataccCCCATGTTGATGTCAccattatttttccataCGGAAATGGGGAAAGACGTTgtttaagaagaaattgatTAATGGTTTGTTATCTTGTGTTATAAGTAGAATTTCTATCCTCCaaccatttattttgtttccaTCTAAACGGGGTacacaacatttttttttttttcttttaaagaGTGTGGCATTAgagtacataaaaatgagtGGATCACACGTTTactaatttaaaaaaatgttcacagGTAAACAAAAACAATATGATTTGTCTTATCCCTTATGGTTGTCTTTTTTCCCAaagtgcattttttaaaaactaaataaataaaatatgcactttaaaaaaaaaaatcaaaataatAACTCAAATTGGAGAcgcaaaaatggagaaataatAACGAATGATCAAACAGGCATAACAAGGCAACATCGTTGGGGTGAAGactaaaaaaggagaaatacacgtaaaaatacaaatggtCGGACAAATTggatgttaaaaaaaaactgatgaAAGGGTTATCAATATTGCGTGAATTGGTGGGCATCggacggaaaaaatatatcaaaatTGGAAGTTGCAAATTCGCAGAAGAAGCCGCACCAATAGCAATCGAAGGGATGctaaaagaacaaacaaaaataacaaaaaaaaaaaaaaaaaaagtttgaaagaaggggaatgaaGAGGAGCATTTCGGGCAGAAGTACCTTCGGGAACTTCAAGCAGTTGCCAGACGAGCGCAACAGTAAGCAGGCTCAGAGGATACGCAAGAGAGGGGAGGATATATCTTATGATATAGAAGTCCATATAAATAGGAATCCCCCTGCATCTACATCATAAGTATGTTCCAAGGATACATTCTAATGGTGCCGTGGACAAGAGCTACTTCTTTTTATAGAGCAACTCCTTCGTTTTGTTTATCACATCCACAGAGCtgggaattattttattcctaATAATTTTCAAGTATagtattaaattttttcccattttattgAGAATAAGCGTATTATCCTCGGCAAaattatttctctttttcataGCATTGAGGAAATCCACATCGTTCTGAATAACATCCATGAGCTGCTTTATTTCAGTTTTAAAATTATCTAAAtattctttattattttcacaaaGCATAATTAACCCATTTAGCTGCGACACGTTGCTGCACATGGTGGTATAGCGATTTGAAATTTCGTCAAAGGCATTAACTAAATCAATGGCCTTTTTATCTATGGACAAATTTGggtgtataatatatttcaattcatttatatatatgaagcAGTTCTTACATAATCTcacttttatatattttagcTGACTGTCTTTCATCACGTCTATGGTTTTTACGCAGTATATACAGAATATCTCTTCACAAACTTCACAGAAAACTTTGCTCGTGTTTATGTAATAAATTTGCTTCACGCTAGTTTTACAAGTTTTACAGTAATccccatccttttttttcaattcccctgcttttaaaaacattttcataTCGTATGAATTGTTATTCATTAAAATTCTCTTTAGCCAATTCTTCCGCGGatccacttcttcctttgccATCTCCCTCTTCTCAAGGAAGCTCTTCGTCAGATCTCTGCTTATACGGTCGTTCATtatattttaagaaaaaaaaaaaaaaaaaatcttacCTGTCCAGTTGTCCCCCCTAAAGAAGCTTACACACTTGTTCTGGTATATCCTcgtgaatattttttcaaatcagTGTAGTATAACTCTTCTACTACACAACGACAAAATTGTGTGCATTAAAAGAACTTATGGGGAATCGGAAGGCTTGCAGAATAGTGGGGCTTAACGAATGGAAATGATCACACAGGTATAACGCACCCAttaatatgtacatgtccGACTTAAATGTATGTGATTATATTTTAGAGAAGCGGTTGTGGCAAGTTTTTTACTCAGGTCAATTTTTTCGCCCAACCATTCCCATATACAGAGATTGGGACATGTATTTGCGGGGGATGCTACGAACGTATTGCAAACCTGTTTGCTTATTCGTATCTTCCTTACTACATGCACGCAGGTACTCCGAACTTCTCAGGATCACCGCGCAGAGGGGCATTCAAGCCGAAGGGGCACATACTGCCAGGCTTATAAAACACGCAGAAAAAAGAGATGCAACATAATGTAGTCAACTACGTAATACCACCTTACAGGTGGCAATTGTACCAACTGCTCATCTGAAAAATGGAAGCCCCAGCAAGgtacgcgaaaaaaaaaaaaaaaaaaaaaaaaaaggaaaaaattaggtACATGTATAAATGCAAAAGCGTACAAatgaaaaggtaaaaaaaaaaaaaaaaaaatatgtacaagGTAAAAAcgtgaaaatgtaaaaaaaaagaaaaaaaattatgatacTGGATATATATTATGAGAACATTTTACTTCactcttttttgttcttgcATATATaactttatattttatttagtCCTGTgcgtatattttattttttatttatttatatcttCTAATCGTGCCACAGTTAGGTTGTTGTGGCTACCTCGTGCAAGATGAACTTTTCGTtcgcattttcttttctttctgaTTAGGCAAATATTTCTCACGTAAACCACTACCCCAATATTTATATAgtaggattttttttccttaagaaAATTACGTTTTTTTGTAGGAAgaaagcagaagaaaaatgggtGGAATGGATTCTGTGCATATCCTTTCTCGTTATTGCTCTGATGTTGTATTCATTGTGATAGCCCATCTATGCCTCATGGTAGCTATTTTAACGGGTCGCATTATGAGGTAAAATTCCTACAGAACTAcgctttttattatttttttttaatctctttacacatttctccttttttcgtcgaagcagatatattttttttttccctcttaacacataaaaaagagaaggaaaaattatgagGTGCCAACTCTTCCAAAAGAATGTTTATgagcatttttctcctcatttttaaatgtaGAAACTTCTGCGTGTAACTTATTTTCTTGTATCAAATTTGTCGACGTATATGCTAATATTTCAACgttgaattttttcgtaCGGACATatgtctcttttttttttttttttttttttttttttttacctttactGGTAAATCCCCAGCAAGGGTTATCACTACACGCACGTTGATATGTGGTCATAATTGTCCACGCCCATGTGCCATACCTTTTAGGTAGAGGTTGACAAATGcataaaaggaagaggatcACACGGACAGATTTGTATATATCCACCtgcgtatgtacatgtacatgcgtGTAGGTATGTACATCTATGTACTCCTGAACTAATGGTTTTCCTGCATTATGCATAACTGGCTTTGTAACTGTGCACACAGCGTCTTCTGTGCACATGTTGTTCTGCCACATAGACTCTCTTTTAAATTATCTCCGATTATCAAATATGTGCAGTTTTAACAACGAAGGCGTGTCACAAATGCGCGTTTAGCTTCTGCTTGTCTTCTACATCTGTTGGCTCCCACATTTATGAACGTTATTCATGAACATACAAACTTGCATATGAACGCTTATCACATAGACGGGGTGGCACGGAGGACGGTGTAAGGGGAGGAGCAACGTGTAGTTTATCCCTActgatatatatatccttccAAAAAGTGATAAATTATTAATGTGAAGCAGTTGGTCAAAATAGGAGTGGAATAAAAACACAGCCCCTAACGGACATCAAATTAGGAGAGTTCAGTGGTACAGAGGAAAACGATCCCATTTAATCCGTTTGGCCCATATACCAATTagggtgtaaaaaaaaaaaaaaaagaatgaccTATTCTTTTTTGACGAGGGGATTGAAGTATCTCTTCCTACTTAATTACACACCGAAATCACTCATCAGAGTAGACTTCAAGAATATAtacaatttataaaaaaaaaaaaaaaaaaaaaaaaaaaaaaaaaagcaacatgaaaggaaaaaaagagaagaaagaaccAAGTGAAATTAAAGGAagccaaaaaaaggagccaacaaatttaaaaagaaaaaaatgtccaaGTAATGAATATAATTATGATTCGAATGGCAAGTATAAACAGAATGATGAGAATTACAAAATTAGCTCGTCGGAAGTGAATATCgtgaggaagggaaaaaaaaagaaattaactgAAGAAtcagaaaagaaagaagccGAAAATATTTCGTTTCCTTTAGAGAATAACGATGGAGAATACCAATCTAATGGAGATGGCCCCACAATGAGTAACGTAGAAATAGGGAGGGTTAAGAAGGCGCCGCATAAGGTGAAGGGGGTAAAGGAGTCCATTAGTAGGGGTGAAGGAGAGAAAGGTAATTCAAAAGAGAATGTCAATCAGAAGgatggaaacaaaaaaaagaagaaagatggTGCTCATGGTTCCAATTCTTCCTCAATGCCTTTAGCCAGAGGCACAGACATGGCTATAGATGGAGAGGGAGCAAAGGGGaccaccaaccggatggtaggaagaaTGGATAACGGCGTTGCCAAGgatgagggaaaagaagaaaagcagaaggaagaggaacacGCACAACAACAGCAACAACAGCAACAAaagcaacaacaacaacaacaacaggaAAAGCTAATGatgaaggaaattaaaaagtactACGGAATAGTGAAAGTAAGGAAACCAAACAGCCAATTTGGGCAGGGATACCTTTCAACCCTCAAGATAAAACTAAACACAAATGTAAAGGTTTCGGATTCTTTGGCTATAGTTCAGTTGTCGTCCCCAGAGGATGCAGACAATACTTTGGTGTCTCCTTTTATGTGCGAAGCGAGCAAGAGTCTGAAAGCGGAGTGCATAAAGGGTGTCGCGAAGGATGTATCACAATTAGATGACCACTTAAAATACGTCCGCGGAAAATTGCCCCTTGAAATAAtcgataattttatttttaaaaataaaacccATGATTACGATAAGTGGGTACCAGAGTGCCGCATATTACTAGTGACAGGATTACCATTTGAtcaaagagaagaaaatatcttACATAGCCTAATAGATATCTATTATGAGAACCAAGACAGAGATCCTATATTGGATATGTTGGATATAGACAAGTCTGATTATTTGCTTGATTGTGTGAATTTATATACAGCTGTGGAGGAGCATCCGAACAAGTACGAATTATTCGCAAA contains the following coding sequences:
- a CDS encoding zinc finger protein, putative gives rise to the protein MNDRISRDLTKSFLEKREMAKEEVDPRKNWLKRILMNNNSYDMKMFLKAGELKKKDGDYCKTCKTSVKQIYYINTSKVFCEVCEEIFCIYCVKTIDVMKDSQLKYIKVRLCKNCFIYINELKYIIHPNLSIDKKAIDLVNAFDEISNRYTTMCSNVSQLNGLIMLCENNKEYLDNFKTEIKQLMDVIQNDVDFLNAMKKRNNFAEDNTLILNKMGKNLILYLKIIRNKIIPSSVDVINKTKELLYKKK